CGTTCCGCAGCGGGAAGAGAAGCCGCAAGAGCTCGGGGACGTTTAGGAGGGAGACCTGAAAGGTTTACTCAAAAAGACCTAGATATGTTACAAATGTTAGTTTCAAATGGAACACCTATAAAGGATATTGCAGCGATGTGGAATGTTTCCCGAACCACGATCTATCGATATATGAATAAAATTCACAAACTGAATAAAGAGTGACTATATGAAAGAAATAAAAGTAGCAATATTATCTGAAGTTTTTGAGATATTCTTGTTTTTAAGCCTAGGAACCATTACGATAATGGTTCCTAGGTCTTTTTGCACAAAATAAAGTTTAAATTAACAGTTATTTAATCTTCCATATAAAGCAGTCTCGAAAACGAATGTTTTGTAAGGTGTAAAGAAACATACAATTTAGAGAGAAAGATATTAAAGTGGTTAAAAGTGGATTTGAGTCAATAATTTGGACACAAAAAAGTTAAGTCTTAAGCTGTTTTTCTCATTTGATCCTCAATCGCTTGAGGAGTTTGATAGCCGAGACTACTATGGATTCTGTTTCGGTTATACCATCCTTCTATAAACTGGAACATGGCTAATTTTGCAACTGAATAGTCTGTGTATTGCGTATGATAAACTTCTTCTTTCTTTAATATGGCATGAAACGACTTTATACAGGCATTATCATAAGGGCATCCTTTCTGACTGAAAGACTACTTAATCTCGTATTTGCGGACGTGCTGAGTAAACTCACTACTGGTGTATTGTGAGCCAAGATCCGTATGAAGAATTAAGCCCTGTCGGGGCTTTTGAGCAGTGTAGGCGTTTTGGAGTGCTTCAATGACCAGTTCGGATGTCATTGAACGAGAAAAAGAATAGCCAACGATTTTTTTAGAATGTAAATCCAATACAGACGCCAAATAGCACCAACCATCTCTTAGCGTAGGGATATACGTAATATCTGCCACCCATTTCTCATTAATCGTCTGTGTAGAGAAATCTCGTTTTAACAGATTATTCAATTGTACAACCTTTTTTTTGACGGATAGGGACGATATTTTTTCTTCGTAATCGAACGAATTCCTGCCTTTTTCATTAAGCGCTGAACACGCTTTAGACTTAGATAACACCCTTTATTTACTAAGATCTTATGAATTTTCGGAGCACCATAACGCGCTCTACTCTTCAAATGACTTCGTTGGATTTCTTTCGTCAGCTCCTGATTTTCCTGTTCACGATTTGACACCGTCTTTTTGAACGAGTTGTAGTAGCTACTTCTTGGAATCGTTAACACTTCACATATTTTCTGAACTGTGTATCTCTCTTTATATGTCTCGATAAAATGGTTGAACTCTGCTTCTGTTACTTTTTCGCGAATATGGCCATAGCCTTTTTTAGAATATCTAATTCTTGTTTTAACCGAAGGTTTTCCTTCTGAATCTCAGCTAATTCTTTCGGTGTTAGAGAGCCTTCTTCTGAACTGATAGGCGTAAATGCCTTCACCCATTTATAGATTGTTACTTCTGATACGCCATATTCGCTGCTTAATTCTTTAACCGAGTTTCCCACATGATATAAATCCACAATGGTTTTCTTAAAGTCATCATTGTATTTTTTGCCTGCACGTTTACGTTCCATTTCGGACACATCCTCTCAAAAATAATTGCAAGGACTTAATTAAATGGTGTCCATGAAACTATACTAACTCCAAAAGTTTAAAAAAAGTATAATAGATAAGGTAATAAATAACCATAAGAACATGATAATAATGAGGAAGATCCTCTTGAATTTCCAACTTCAAATTACCTCATAAACTACTATGAAAATAACTGTGTAGATCCCAGTAATCGTAGGGAACGATAAAAACATATATAACAACTCCTAAAAAACCGAGGTTAACTATAAATAGTTGACCTCGATAAATACAGTTAGTTTACTTATTAATTCTTAAAAAGTCTCTTCAAACTCTGCCCAACCTCCAGCAGCACCGGAGCTCTTGTCAATATAAGAATACAAATTCAATGAGCGACTTAGGAAATCCATATCTATAAAGCCAAATGCGATTGCTACGCGACTTCGAAAGGCTGATTACCTACAGCTTGAGTAAATGAACTAGACACCCCATCCCTAATTTCGAGAAAAGGGTTAATATTGCTGTGTCCCCCTATGGCATTATCTGCTTGAACTTCACCATCCTTTATTATAGTAAATACAGTTACAGTATTTTTGATGTGTTAAGTTCATTATCTCCGATTACATAACCTAAATCTCTTTCATATCCATAATAATCGGGGCCATCGGGTAGCCCAGAGGCAGCCCTTACATTTTTGACTTCATTCTAATTCGTTTTTTCGTTTTTCCTAATAATTGCACTTTCATGTTCAAGTCTACTCATTTACTCTGATAAACCTATTGTAAAATCAATTCTATCCGCGTATTGTGGAAAATCAATTAAGGGATTCCGATTTTTTTGCTTATCAAAGATAGCCATATTCCGATGTTTTTCATAAATAGATACTTTGTAATCATTATGCCATTTTAGCAAAATTTCAATATCTTTACTGCTGTATTGATTGATTTCACCTGGGTATCTCATTAAAAAGTATAATGTAGCTCTAGCAACTTCACCTTTACCGCTTTCGGGTTCAAATTTCCCCTCTTCGTACTTCCCACAACTTGTTCTAATCGCTTTTATCTCCATATCAGGGTAATAATCAGAAAAATCATGGAAAGGGAAATTCGATCTTGATGAATTGCATTTTACTTCACAAGTAAAAAGATGGTGTAAATCTCCTCTCATCGGATTATCCTTATCAAACCATGATTGAGGCACTACATGTTCGCAATTATAATTATTTTCACTTCCAATAGACGTTATTATCTCTTGTACACGACTATCGTTTTCTGAGTCATTTTTTAATAAACTATGATAAAGCTCTTTTCTTTTCAAATCTAATTTATAATCTTCTTTCATGACTTGTTCTGGATTCTTTTCTTCTCCGGAATATATACTTTTCAAATTCCCATCCAAATGAAGATCCACCCATGAGTAAAGATAATTTCTAGTCTCAGAATTATAAGGAAGATGATTATCATGTGTGTTAGTAACTAACT
This window of the Priestia filamentosa genome carries:
- a CDS encoding endonuclease I family protein; amino-acid sequence: MGNIDLKSSLLELKRNQRKIKNEKDYYDEEKNQSIINNYYQDINFDEMDKKELFKQLSELVTNTHDNHLPYNSETRNYLYSWVDLHLDGNLKSIYSGEEKNPEQVMKEDYKLDLKRKELYHSLLKNDSENDSRVQEIITSIGSENNYNCEHVVPQSWFDKDNPMRGDLHHLFTCEVKCNSSRSNFPFHDFSDYYPDMEIKAIRTSCGKYEEGKFEPESGKGEVARATLYFLMRYPGEINQYSSKDIEILLKWHNDYKVSIYEKHRNMAIFDKQKNRNPLIDFPQYADRIDFTIGLSE